In Eupeodes corollae chromosome 3, idEupCoro1.1, whole genome shotgun sequence, a single genomic region encodes these proteins:
- the LOC129949867 gene encoding uncharacterized protein LOC129949867 → MKIALVVAAFCIAACYAEPRPAISQARTTTTTATKPGRFLSLPDPAKCAKRPKEFSYRGKNMFLTSHVPALANKKVDWLDGRNLCREFCMDLVALETQEKNNLIFRVIQQNDVPYIWTAGRICDFAGCENRPDLEPKSVYGWFWSATREKIQATNRIPQGWGYNPWSQTGHKKRPQPDNAEYDINQTKEQCLSVLNNVYNDGIAWHDVACYHEKPVICEDNEELLRYVAATNPGIRL, encoded by the exons atgaagATAGCCCTTGTAGTGGCAGCATTCTGCATAGCAGCTTGCTATGCTGAACCAAGACCGGCAATTAGCCAggcaagaacaacaacaacaactgccaCAAAACCAGGACGTTTTCTATCACTTCCTGACCCAGCGAAATGCGCTAAAC GACCAAAAGAATTCTCGTACCGTGGAAAGAACATGTTCTTAACCAGCCATGTTCCAGCATTGGCCAACAAGAAGGTCGATTGGTTGGACGGACGTAATTTGTGCCGTGAATTCTGCATGGACTTGGTCGCCCTCGAGACCCAAGAGAAAAACAATCTAATCTTCCGTGTTATCCAACAAAACGACGTACCATACATCTGGACTGCTGGACGTATCTGCGATTTCGCCGGTTGCGAAAACCGTCCCGATTTGGAACCAAAGAGCGTCTACGGATGGTTCTGGTCTGCAACTCGTGAGAAGATCCAAGCCACCAACAGGATTCCACAAGGATGGGGTTACAACCCTTGGTCCCAAACCGGACACAAGAAGCGCCCACAACCCGACAACGCTGAATACGACATCAACCAGACCAAGGAACAGTGTTTGTCCGTGTTGAACAACGTGTACAATGATGGTATTGCATGGCACGATGTTGCCTGTTACCACGAGAAGCCAGTTATCTGCGAGGATAACGAAGAACTGCTGCGTTATGTTGCTGCCACAAATCCAGGAATTCGTCtataa
- the LOC129950774 gene encoding uncharacterized protein LOC129950774 — MAEFIINYARQRNYKERRSPIGDDFRRLYRFSEEGVRLLTEEFLGPSSETRGGALTNEEKIRTFLRYIGDPGFQIGVGEDVGVHQSTVSRVVQRVSAETASQAKNWIIFPHTVEEILEAQRLWSSKYEFPYAIGALDYTHVRIRKPLTYHEEDTTPLMFKLHAMRKKSLQVLTFAGQDPHINNNNSSGILLGDEGYGITPCLMTPFKETNNDIKRNFNSVLTKERVIIERCFGQIKQRFPILQYKVRVKQETIPNLIASCFILHNFAKYLHEDEIVDESNQIIPTNDATEGQILPTAARIRNTGQQHISFSLSDDIFFHSPYMKKNHN; from the exons ATGGctgaatttataattaattatgcCAGACAAAGAAATTATAAGGAAAGAAGGTCTCCAATAGGTGATGATTTTCGTCGTTTGTACCGGTTTAGTGAAGAAGGTGTGCGATTGTTAACGGAGGAATTTTTGGGCCCGAGCTCAGAAACGCGTGGTGGTGCTCTcacaaatgaagaaaaaataagaacatttctGCGATACATAGGAGACCCGGGGTTCCAAATTGGAGTTGGTGAAGACGTTGGAGTTCATCAATCTACGGTCTCTAGAGTGGTGCAGCGAGTTTCTGCAGAAACTGCAAGCCAGGCCAAGAATTGGATTATATTCCCACATACTGTGGAAGAAATACTAGAAGCGCAAAGGTTATGGAGCTCGAAGTACGAGTTTCCTTATGCAATTGGTGCTTTAGATTACACTCATGTCCGAATAAGGAAACCTTTAACCTATCATGAGGAGGATACTACTCCATTAATGTTCAAGCTTCATGCAATGCGGAAGAAAAGTTTACAAGTGTTGACGTTTGCTGGCCAGGATCC TCACATCAATAATAATAACTCATCAGGAATACTTCTCGGTGATGAAGGTTATGGCATTACTCCATGTTTAATGACCCCGTTTAAAGAAACGAATAATGACATCAAACGtaattttaattctgttttgacAAAAGAAAGAGTTATTATAGAGAGATGCTTTGGACAAATCAAACAGAGATTTCCTATTTTGCAATATAAAGTTCGAGTGAAGCAAGAAACCATTCCAAATTTAATagcttcttgttttattttgcataaCTTCGCTAAGTATTTACACGAAGACGAAATTGTTGATGAAAGCAATCAAATCATTCCAACTAACGATGCCACTGAAGGTCAAATCCTTCCGACTGCAGCCCGTATTAGAAACACCGGACAACAACATATATCATTTTCACTTTCAGacgacattttttttcactcgCCTTACATGAAGAAGAATCATAACTAA